Proteins encoded together in one Pseudomonadota bacterium window:
- a CDS encoding lysozyme, which yields MRKISPKGLDLIKKFEGFSATTYLCPAGYPTIGYGHLIKEGECFPDPINESQGLELLASDVSQAERAVDRFIDVPLNQSQLDALISFTFNLGGGALQKSTLRRKINLQEHEQVPPEFLRWVWAGKRKLPGLIKRRQAEADMYKGI from the coding sequence ATGAGAAAAATCAGTCCCAAAGGTCTCGACCTTATTAAAAAATTTGAAGGATTTTCTGCAACAACATACCTATGTCCAGCAGGGTATCCCACAATTGGCTATGGTCACCTCATTAAAGAAGGAGAATGTTTTCCAGACCCTATCAATGAATCCCAGGGCTTAGAACTTTTAGCATCTGATGTGAGTCAGGCAGAACGTGCGGTGGATAGATTCATTGATGTACCCTTAAACCAAAGTCAACTTGATGCATTGATAAGTTTTACCTTTAATTTGGGAGGAGGAGCTTTGCAAAAATCAACCCTAAGACGCAAGATAAATCTCCAAGAACACGAGCAAGTGCCTCCTGAGTTTCTTCGTTGGGTGTGGGCTGGAAAGCGTAAACTTCCAGGGCTTATCAAAAGGCGACAAGCAGAAGCGGATATGTATAAGGGGATTTAG